From a region of the Streptomyces caniferus genome:
- the glmS gene encoding glutamine--fructose-6-phosphate transaminase (isomerizing): MCGIVGYIGKRDVAPLLLEGLQRLEYRGYDSAGIAIHAKGTGKAAGGLKTAKAKGRVRELESRLPKRFAGSTGIAHTRWATHGAPTDENAHPHHDTEGKVAVVHNGIIDNAADLRTRLTAEGVVFASETDTEVLAHLIGRSTAEKLEERVREALRHIEGTYGIAVLHADFPDRIVVARNGSPVVLGIGEHEMFVSSDVAALVSHTRQVVTLDDGEMATLKADDYRTYTTEGSRTTSAPETVEYAAESYDLGGHDTYMHKEISEQADAVDRALRGRIDDRFSTVHLGGLNLDAREARGVRRVKILGCGTSYHAGQIGAQMIEELARIPSDAEPASEFRYRNPVVDPDTLYVAVSQSGETYDVLAAVQELKRKGARVLGLVNVVGSAIARETDGGIYVHAGPEVCVVSTKCFTNMVVSFALLALHLGRIRDLSVADGKRIIEGLRKLPGQIDEILKGEEEIKKLSAAYADAKSMMFIGRVRGYPVAREASLKLKEVSYIHAEAYPASELKHGPLALIEPAMPTVAIVPDDDLLEKNRAALEEIKARSGRILAVAHQEQEKADHTIVVPKNEPELDPILMGIPLQLLAYHTALALGRDIDKPRNLAKSVTVE, from the coding sequence ATGTGCGGGATCGTCGGCTATATCGGCAAACGCGATGTTGCTCCGCTGCTTCTCGAAGGCCTGCAGCGCCTGGAGTACCGCGGCTACGACTCGGCGGGCATCGCCATCCACGCCAAGGGCACCGGCAAGGCCGCGGGCGGCCTGAAGACGGCCAAGGCCAAGGGCCGGGTCCGTGAGCTGGAGTCACGGCTGCCGAAGCGCTTCGCGGGCTCCACGGGCATCGCGCACACCCGCTGGGCCACCCACGGCGCGCCCACCGACGAGAACGCCCACCCGCACCACGACACCGAGGGCAAGGTCGCGGTCGTCCACAACGGCATCATCGACAACGCCGCCGACCTGCGCACCCGCCTGACCGCCGAGGGCGTCGTCTTCGCCTCCGAGACCGACACCGAGGTGCTGGCGCACCTGATCGGCCGCTCCACCGCCGAGAAGCTGGAGGAGCGGGTCCGCGAGGCGCTGCGGCACATCGAGGGCACGTACGGCATCGCCGTGCTGCACGCCGACTTCCCCGACCGCATCGTGGTCGCCCGCAACGGCTCCCCGGTCGTCCTCGGCATCGGCGAGCACGAGATGTTCGTCTCCTCCGACGTCGCCGCGCTCGTCTCGCACACCCGCCAGGTCGTCACCCTCGACGACGGCGAGATGGCCACCCTCAAGGCCGACGACTACCGCACGTACACCACCGAGGGCTCGCGGACCACGTCCGCTCCGGAGACCGTCGAGTACGCGGCCGAGTCGTACGACCTGGGCGGCCACGACACGTACATGCACAAGGAGATCTCCGAGCAGGCCGACGCGGTGGACCGCGCGCTGCGCGGGCGGATCGACGACCGCTTCTCCACCGTGCACCTCGGCGGCCTGAACCTCGACGCCCGTGAGGCGCGCGGGGTGCGCCGGGTGAAGATCCTGGGCTGCGGCACCTCGTACCACGCGGGCCAGATCGGCGCGCAGATGATCGAGGAGCTGGCCCGCATCCCCTCGGACGCCGAGCCGGCCTCCGAGTTCCGCTACCGCAACCCGGTCGTGGACCCCGACACGCTGTACGTCGCGGTCTCCCAGTCCGGCGAGACCTACGACGTGCTGGCGGCCGTCCAGGAGCTCAAGCGCAAGGGCGCCCGGGTGCTGGGCCTGGTCAACGTGGTCGGCTCGGCGATCGCCCGGGAGACCGACGGCGGTATCTACGTGCACGCAGGACCCGAGGTCTGCGTGGTCTCCACCAAGTGCTTCACCAACATGGTGGTCTCCTTCGCGCTGCTCGCCCTGCACCTCGGCCGGATCCGTGACCTGTCGGTCGCGGACGGCAAGCGGATCATCGAGGGCCTGCGCAAGCTGCCCGGCCAGATCGACGAGATCCTCAAGGGCGAGGAAGAGATCAAGAAGCTGTCGGCCGCCTACGCGGACGCCAAGTCGATGATGTTCATCGGCCGGGTGCGCGGCTACCCCGTGGCCCGTGAGGCCTCCCTGAAGCTCAAGGAGGTCTCCTACATCCACGCCGAGGCCTACCCGGCCTCCGAGCTCAAGCACGGCCCGCTGGCCCTCATCGAGCCCGCCATGCCGACCGTGGCGATCGTCCCCGACGACGACCTGCTGGAGAAGAACCGCGCCGCGCTGGAGGAGATCAAGGCCCGCAGCGGCCGCATCCTGGCCGTCGCGCACCAGGAGCAGGAGAAGGCCGACCACACCATCGTCGTGCCGAAGAACGAGCCCGAGCTGGACCCGATCCTCATGGGCATCCCGCTGCAACTGCTCGCCTACCACACGGCCCTGGCCCTCGGCCGGGACATCGACAAGCCCAGGAACCTGGCCAAGTCCGTCACAGTCGAATAA